AGATGGCACCCGCGAAAATTCCGTAGCGCCAGAGTTGTTCTTCAGCAATACCAGACAGAAGCAACGGAAGCAGAACGAGATAAACAACGGTGGTTGAAACATACCAGGCCATTTGCCAAAGATTAACGGACGAACCGGTCTTCTTCGATGTTGATCCCCGTAATTCCGCCACAGCGTTAGTGGCCAGTGGGAAATCAATACCTAACCCAAAGCCCATCACGACACGGCATACCAGCACCCACCAGATATTAGGCGCAATGGCGACGGCTGCCGCCCCGATCGTGCACAACCCCATTCCGATGATAAATGCACGCTTTTGACCAAAGCGGTTAATCACACGGTTCGCTAATAGCCCGCCAATCAGTGCCGCCACTAACACGGAAGCGTTAACTGTCGCCGCCAGACCCGGAGAAATGCCAAACTCGGCTGCAATGTACTTATTACCAAAACCCACCATCGCAGCCTGATACGCATCAATAAGAATGCCACCCAATGCGATAAAAATGACACCGATGCTGGTATTAACTGCTGAGTTTTTATTTACTATATCAATCACATCCTGTGGACGACCGATTGAATATGGTGCAGGACTGGTGATTTGACTCATCGCAGTGTCCTTCTTCGTTGTTGTAGGGTGGCGCTGCTGTTACGCAGCGCCAGACAGAGGTTTACACCATCAATCTTCAGCGAACTGCAGCATGACTTTTATTGAGTCATTTTGCTGCGCGCGTTCAAATGCCTTCGCCGCATCATCGACAGGGAACAAATCGGTTACCAGTTCACTGGTATCAAACCGACCATCCGCCAACCACTCAATAACGGCATCAAAATCCTCTGGTATATACATGCCGGAATTGAGCAAATCGCGCTCAAAGCGTTGCATCATCGGAAGTGGGACTTCGCGAGGCCCACTCGGCACGCCCATACACACCACCGTACCGCCCGCATACACGCGCATGAATGCATCGTTAATCGTGGCCTGAGCCGCAACCACATCAATCGCGCCCGTGAAACGAACATCCGCATCAAGCTCGCCCGGCGCCCAGACATCTGCGGCGCCGAGTTTTAATGCCAGCGCGCGTTTAGCTTCATCGGGTTCGATAACGGTAATTTTTCCCGCGCCCATGATGCGTAATGCCTGAACAATAGAGAGTCCAATGGTTCCTGCTCCGATGACTAACACGCTCTCCAGCGAGGCTTGCGGCATGCGGTTTACACAATGACGCGCGCAGGCTGCCGGTTCAGCAAAGGCCAGAACCTTCAGCGGTAAAGACGCAGGAGCAACATGGCAGTTCCGGGCAGGGACGATATGCTGTGAACGGGCAAATCCTGGTGCACGAAAGCCTGCAACCTGCGGTGGTTCACAGAGATTAAAGCGCCCCGCCTTACATGCACGGCACTCCATGCAGGCCATAATCGGATCGACAACAACATGGTCGCCTGCGTGAATGTGGGTCACTTCGCTCCCCACCTCCGTTACACGTGCCGCAATTTCATGCCCTGGCACGACAGGAGGTTTCGCGAATGGATGCCCCCCTTTCAGGACGTGCAGATCAGAGCCGCATATTCCATAAAACACAGGAGCAATGCGGACTTCATGTGGTTTAAGTTCCTGGTGCGGCACTTCCACATACTGGGTGGTGACTTTTCCAATATCAGAAAATAAAACCTGGGTAATCTTATCCATTGTTATTCTCCAGAATCGTTATGATTGGGTGATTAGCGTTGCGCGATACCTTCATCAACAATTTCCGCCAGGCGTTGAAGACGTGGAACGGAAACATCACGCAGCATCGTTTGCGGATCTTTCGCCCCGACGACGGAGGCCCACACGGCACGCCCAGCCAGGAACCCAGAAGCGCCAGCTTTCATGGCAATGCGAACCGCACGCCCGAAGACATCCGCATCAACACCAGATGAGAGAATGACCCAGGGCATCTTCATCTGGTCGTTAAGTTTCTGGCACGCAGCCAGTAAAGTCTGTTCATCGCCTTTGCCACCTAATGGCATTTCTGCCTTGTAGAGATCGGCTCCCGTACCGCCAAGCTCTGCAGCCGCCGCAACAATGGCAGCTTCTTTATCAAATTCCCAACCCTGGCGAGGCGGGCGCACTACAGGTTCAATAATGCTCACCAACCCGGCGCTCCGGCAGCGCTCGACAAATTCCTCGACCATCGCCAGACGCACTTCGGCTGGCTCATCTTCCCGCCACAGCACCAGCAGTTTCATCGCTTTTGCGCCCATCTGACGCGTCTGATGCGGATCGACCGTTTTGTCGATTTCAACACTATCAACCGGAATGCCGTTGCCAGGCACAAAGTGGTCAGCAGCAACGATCAGGCCGCAAGAATCAGCCACGGCTCCCTGAGAGACAATTTCATCAAGACAAAACTGTTTATCTGCCAGAACCGCCGAAGCATAAGGAGAAAGGATCTGTGTTGCGGCAACTTTAAAGTCAGTCAACACGCTATCGGCAACGGGTTTTGGATGTCCGGATGCGGCGAACATCAGACGCATGGCTTCACGTTGATCAACGGCCAGCATAGCGAATCCACCACCTGGGCGAGAAATATCTTTCAGCGTGTACGGGGTATTTTGGGAAGACATAGTAACTCCTGTGAATGTTTTAAATTTAAAGTGAATCCGGACGGCCAGCCTGCTGGCGAACCTGAGATAACAGCGCACTCCAGTCCTGGCGTCCTCTGCCGTTTTCGCTGGCCGTGGTGTAGTAGGCTTCTGCCGCAATACCCATGTTCAACGGCGCGCCGGTCTGGTGTGCAACATCAACGGCAATGCGCAGATCTTTCAGTGCGAGGTCCACCATAAATGCCGGAGACAGATCCCCCATCAGCACTTTCCCAGGCCAGGTTGTCGTAAAGTGTCCCTTGCCTGCGGCAGTTCCACTCATGACCTTAATCGCCACATCCAGGCTAAGACCCAGAGACTCACAAAGGACTGCGGCTTCTGCCGACAGCGCGTTCAGCGCAATACTCATGTAGTTGTTAATCAGCTTCACGCGGATCCCCATTCCCGGGCCGCCTGCTTCTACCAATTCGTTCCCCATACACATCAGAATTGGACGCGCCTGTTCGACTTGCTCAGGCGTACCGCCCGCAAGAATCAGTAATGTGCCATCAATAGCATTCACTGAGGTTCTGCCGACCGGGGCGTCCATCATGCTGATGCCTTTCTCTTTCAACTCATTGATCAGCGCATCCGTCTGGAGGGGGTGGATGGTGGACATATCGATAACTAACGCATCATGGGATACGGTTTCATGCACCCCGGAATCGCCCAACATCACCTGCCGAACAATGTCGCCATTTGGCAGCATGGTGATGATGAACTCTGCACCTTTAGCTGCTTCAGCAGGTGTTTGAGCTGCAGTTGCCCCTTGTAGGACTAACTCATTGACGGCCTGCTGATTAACGTCAAATACGCGTAAAGCATGCCCCTTTTGCAACAGATTACTGGCCATTGGGCTACCCATCTGGCCCAATCCCAGGAATGCAATGGTGGTCATGAACGATCTCCTGTCTTTAGTTGACAAAATAATTACAAATAAAAAGTCATTTTCGTCTGTTTTTGAGCATATTTGTAATTTATGACTAAAAACTAGAGGTGCGTCACTAATTTGATCATTTATGTCATTAAAATGAACAAAACAAGACAACTTCACACAGGACCAAACACATATGACCAGAATTGCTTGCGTCGGAATCGCCGTTCAGGATCGCATTTATTCTCTGAACACTTTGCCTGATGGAGGTGGTAAGTATCAGTCAAGTCAATATCTTGAGACGGGAGGTGGGCCAGCAGCGACTGCGGCGGTTGCCATCGCCAGGCTCGGGATTGAAGTCGACTTCATTGGGCGACTGGGTGACGATAGCTGTGGAAAAACGCTGATCAGCGAGCTTCAGGGCTGGGGAGTGAATACAACCTATTGTCGCCAATACACCAATGCGCGCTCATCACAATCCGCCATTCTGGTCGATAATCACGGGGAACGAATCATCGTCAACTACCCGAGTCCAGACCTGGACACTGATGCGCAATGGCTGGAAGAGATTGATTTCACAGGTTATGACATCGTGCTGGCCGATGTACGTTGGCACGAAGGTGCATTAAAAGCCTTTACGCTAGCGCGGGCAGCCAGCGTACAGACACTGCTGGATGCAGATATGACACCGCAGGATATTACGCCTCTGGTTGCTCTTTCCGATCATGCGGTTTTTTCGACGCCAGGGCTAAAACGCATGACCGGTCAAGATGACCCAACCAAAGGTTTGAGTCTGGCGGCGACACAAACTGAAGGCCTGGTTTATGTCACACTTGGCGGGGAAGGATCGCTATGGATTGAAGATCAGCGCCTCCACCAGCAGTCTGCGTTTTCTGTTGATGTCGTTGATACAACCGGGGCTGGCGATGTCTTTCACGGGGCATTGGCCGTCGCGTTGGCAGAAAAAATGACGATTGAACAGTCAATTAGGTTCGCCAGTGCAGTAGCAGCAATGAAATGTACTCAGCCTGGGGGACGCGCCGGAATTCCTAATCGTGAGCAAACCGAATCATTTTTGTCACTTTATGCGTAAAATAGTGAACATTTACAGGGGAAGAGTACAGGAGTATTCATGAGCATCACCGAAGTCACCGGTAACCCTCGACACGATCAGCTTGTTCATTACATCGCTGAACGAGGCTATATGAATATCGAGGAACTGGCACAATTGCTTGATGTTTCCACACAAACGGTCCGCCGTGATATTCGTAAACTTAGTGAACAAGGACTGATTACACGACATCATGGTGGTGCCGGGCGCGTATCAAGCGTTATGAATACCGCTTTTGAGCAAAGAGAGCTATCGCTCACTCAGGAGAAAGGGGCGATAGCAGAAGCTGTTGCCGATTATCTGCCAGAACGCTGTACGGTTTTTATTACCATAGGAACCACAGTGGAAGCGGTCGCCAGAGCATTGCTCAATCGCCGGGACTTGCGCATCATCACCAACAGCCTGCGAGTTGCTCAAATTCTGTATAAAAACCAGGATATTGAAGTAATGGTGCCAGGAGGGACTCTGCGTGCGCATAACGGGGGAATTATTGGTCCTGCTGCAGTGAGCTTTATTGAGGAGTTCAGGGCCGATTATTTGATCACCAGCATTGGCGCTATTGAGCATGACGGGGCGCTACTGGAGTTTGATGTCAACGAAGCCCTCGTCGCCAGGACGATGATGAAACATGCGCGTAATACGTTATTAGTTGCCGATCACACCAAATTTACGGCATCCGCCGCAGTGTCCATCGGTAACGCGCGTAAAGTGCAGGTATTTTTTACCGATGCCCCTCCTCCAACTTCATTCCAACAATTACTCAATGAGGAAAATATTGAGCTAGTGGTTGCCGATCAGGAGGCTTCCTGACGCTTTAAATAGAAAAGCCGCTGGTCAGTTACCCAGCGGCTTTTTTACATGCTTATCTCGGAGAATGCATCAGGCTTCGGCTGCCTGCAACTCTTTCTTACGCTGGCTAATACGTTTAACCAGCATCACCGACACTACCGCGCCGCAGAATGCGAAGCAGGCCATAATGCCGAAGACAATCTTATAACCGACCATGCCTGGGTTTAAATCCAGGATGTAGCCATAGAGACTGAAACAGAACATGGCGGGTGCATAACCAATAAAGCTGCCCAGCGCCATCGCGGCCCCGGTATGGTTTTCCGCAATTTTCGCTTCACCAATCGGTGCGAAGAAAACAGCACGCTGCGTAAATACGATCGCGCCAAATCCTAACGTACACGCCATCCCTAAATAGACCGGCATACTTTCATGAGGCAGCATAATGAGAAGCACCAGTGCGACCGTGCTGATCATGAAGGTGTAACATAAGTATTTACTCGGTGATTTCAGTATCTTATCTGAAATCATACCGCCAACCGGACCACCGATCATTTTCAGGCAATATTGGTTAATGATGCCGTAGGCCCCCACCAGCGCGACTGGCAGCATATAAATATTTTTCAGGAACGGAATGAAGAACGTTAAACCGCAGTAGACGGCATAGACAAAGAAGACGTTGAAGGCGATTAGCCAAATCGTTTTGTCCTTCAGTACCGTCGTCATACCCGGGCTTTTTTTCGTGTCTTCGGTATCGCTGACATTGACCGTAGGTGCATCCTCTTTATCGTTCAGAACAAAGAAGATGATGATCCCAACCGCAATGACAATAATGGAATAGAACCAGATACCGGCTTTGAACCCCAACAACCCACTGCCAAACCAGGTAAAGACCGCCAGAGCAGAAAACGCCACAATCGTATCAACGATTCCGCGACCGGTTTCGAAGAAACCAAACAAGCGTCCTTGTTGTTCGCTATTACCCAATCGGCTCACCGATTTTAGTAGCACTGGCCAGTTCATCATGTCGCAGGTGACGCCAAACAACGCCCATACAAAGAGTATTCCCCAATAGCCAGGCATTGTTGTCAGATAGACCCCTAACAGCCCTGTGGCAATCAGCGAAAACGACATGGTGTATTTACGTGGCAGTTTGTCGGCAAAATAGATAGACAGGAAAAAACCCACCGTCGTAACAAATGAGTTCACCGACATCGCATTACCAATTTGACCATTGGTCAAATGAAAGTATTCCTGCATTGGTATATAAAACGCATCTTTTAATGACGGTAATTTATAAATCGTACCGCCACACAGCGTTAACAGGCTAAACAACGCCCATTTCTTTTTGGTGAGCATAATATCCCCTAAAGTATGACTAAATTCATTATTTTATAGGCAATAGCAACCTGACCATTCTCGAAGAATGGTTTTCCATGCACATAAGAGAAATTAAAACAACATTACGTATTTAGAATATCAATCGCCTCTTTTTTTATTTGTTGCAGAACACTGCGCACAAATTTTATCTGGTTAATCGCATCTTCTTTTTCTTTTATTAGGCGCTCTTCCAGGGCATTAGCTTCAGGCAGAGGTGTTTCACTCATTTGACGCCATGGGATCCAGGGGTTGTCGCCTTCATTTTCGAAACGAAATGCCGGGGCATAATAATCAACTTCTTCTTCCAGGCCATAGGCCATAACCTGAGGTTTTTCATCACCTAAACAGATCAGTTTTGTTAGCAATGCTTTGAACGGCATATCGCCCTGACCAGAGATACAGGCTTTATGACCCAGTCCACCTTCTTCATTAACGATCAGCGCATCTTTAATATGCACCTGAGTAATATACGGTGCCATTGCGTCCAGTGCGTCGAGGGGATGCTCATTAGCATTAATCATATTGGCAAAGTCAAACAGCAGAGAGAGTGACTCCATTTCACTTTGCTTAATTAATGAGGCCAGCTCATGGCTTTTCAGATCTTCATGCTGTTCAAGTGTGAAGGTTAAGCCGCTGTTCTGGTAAGTGTCACGAATATAGGCGATATCTTTGGCGATAATCGACATGACCTCCTGCAGATTACCTTCATAGCGCGGATAAAAACGGACGGATGACGCACCTGTTTTTAATGCAATAGCGGCAACCTGATCAATGGCTTTTTTATCTGAGGCACTGGTCTCAATATGAACATCAAGATTCAGCTGACGCGCTTTATCACCAAAAGCAGAAAGTTCGCTGTCATTCATGTTTTCGAGTGAATAGCGTTCCCCATCCAGAACATGAATTTTTACACCACGTAACTGGTTCGCATGCGCGATATCCAATAAGTCATTCGGCAAAATTCGCTCAAGTCGCATATTCAGATGATAAGCATATGCATGAAGATAAAGGGGAAGGTTGTCTACACGCGCCAGAATTTTTTCTGCATTATTCATTGTGACCATAATACACCTACAAGTTAATAAAGAGATCAACAGCCTCAAATCGCCAGTATTCAAGGTCTATTTGTACGATATTCCCATCGCGGTCAGCCCGATGCTTTTCAATAAGAATGGCTGGCATCCCGGCGGAGCCGCCAATAAATTTACTGATATCGCCAGGCATGCGAACCGGTTTGAAAACCAGCTTCTTTACCACCGTTTCTTTTTTATAGACTTGTTCCCACACGGTAGAAAAAGATTGGTTTTCAAGCTGATCAATAAAACCTGGAGCCACTACGGGATTAATAAACGTTTCATGGTAGAAAACTTTATGCCCTTCCAGTGCGCCCCACCCCGTCACCCGATACAGCTCGTCGGATGCGGTGACGGTTGTCAAAGGAGCAACCATCTCTGGAAAATCGGAAATACGGCTTTTCTCAGTAAATCCCCATGACGGTTCCCTGCCCTGTTCAAGCGCAGCACGCTGAAAGCTCGCCGATAATTCCGGGCTGTAATTGAAGCGTGGCTGGGTGACGAACCATCCTTTACGATCCTTACGGAATATTTTGGATTCAGCCTCAAGATTTAACAGCGCCTGGCGTAGCGTCATACGCTTAATACCCAGCAGCTCACCTAATTCCCGCTCAGAAGGCAGCTTTCCACCTGACGTGGTGATCCCATCTTTTAACCAACGGTCCAGCTTCTCTTTCGCATTTTCAACGGTCGACTGATTGCTCGTCATTGTTTAACCCATTTGGTTTAAACCAGTGAAAGTATCATACGCTGACGCTAAAAAAGAAAGCAAACAGCGCCGACATGCTTTGAAGATAAATGTGACAAAGCTCTCTTAAGGCAAGAATACGGGCGTTTGGCAGGGGAAGAGAGACGAGAAGAAACAGCGTCGGTGAGGTCGCTGTGCGGCCAGCAAGATCCAAAAAAAAACCCCGCCACGAAGGCAGGGTCTTATCGTAGAAAGAAGCGTTAATTACTCTTCTTTCGCGCCGCGCATTGCGCGTTTACGATCGTTTTCAGTCAGGTGACGTTTACGGATACGGATGGAAGTTGGGGTAACTTCTACCAGTTCGTCATCATCGATGAATTCCAGAGCCTGCTCCAGAGTCATTTTCTGAGCTGGGACCAGCGTGGTTGCTTCGTCAGTACCGGAAGCACGCATGTTGGTCAGTTTCTTACCGGTCAGGCAGTTTACAGTCAGGTCGTTAGAACGACTGTGAATACCGATGATCTGGCCTTCGTAAACTTCTGCACCGTGACCCAGGAACAGCTTACCGCGATCCTGCAGGCTGAACAGTGCGAACGCAACCGCTTTACCCTGACCGTTGGAGATCAGCACGCCGTTCTGACGCTGGCCAACATCGCCCGCACGAACATCGTCGTAATGGCTGAAGGTGGAGTACAGCAGACCGGTACCGGAGGTCATGGTCATGAATTCTGAACGGAAGCCGATCAGACCACGGCTTGGGATCACGTAGTCAAGACGTACGCGGCCTTTGCCATCTGGATTCATGTTTTTCAGGTCGCCTTTACGCTCACCCAGAGCCTGCATGACAGAACCCTGATGCTGCTCTTCGACGTCCAGCGTTACGTTTTCGAACGGCTCTTGTTTACGGCCGTCGATTTCGCGGAAGATAACTTTCGGACGGGAAACCGCCATTTCGAAACCTTCACGACGCATGTTTTCGATAAGAACGGACAGGTGCAGCTCACCACGACCAGATACACGGAACGCATCCGCATCCGGCGTTTCTTCAACGCGCAGTGCCACGTTGTGCACCAGCTCTTTGTTCAGGCGGTCAAGGATCTGACGAGAGGTAACGTACTTACCTTCTTTACCACAGAACGGAGAGGTGTTTACGCAGAAGAACATGGTTACGGTCGGTTCATCAACGGACAGCGCCGGCAGCGCTTCAACATTCTGCGTATCGCAGATGGTATCAGAGATGTTCAGCTCGCCGAGACCGGTGATCGCGATGATATCGCCCGCTTCTGCAACGTCACTCTCGATACGTTCCAGACCCAGATGGGTCAGAACTTTACCGACTTTACCGTTGCGGGTTTTGCCTGCGCTATCAATGATAGTGATCTGCTGGTTCGGTTTAACTTTACCGCGCTTGATACGACCGATGCCGATAACACCAACGTAGTTGTTGTAGTCCAGCTGAGAGATTTGCATCTGCAGCGGGCCATCAAGGTCAACGTTCGGTGCAGGTACGCGATCGACGATGGTCTGATACAGCGGAGTCATATCTTCAGCCATATCTTCGTGATCCAGACCCGCGATACCGTTCAGCGCAGAAGCGTAAACGATAGGGAAGTCCAGCTGTTCGTCAGTTGCATCAAGGTTAACGAACAGGTCGAATACCTGATCAACAACCCAGTCAGGACGTGCGCCCGGACGGTCAACTTTGTTGATAACAACAATAGGCTTCAGGCCATGAGCAAAGGCTTTTTTGGTCACGAAGCGCGTCTGCGGCATCGGACCATCCATTGCATCAACGACCAACAGCACGGAGTCTACCATGGACATTACACGTTCAACTTCACCACCGAAGTCGGCGTGCCCTGGGGTATCAACGATGTTGATACGGTAGTCATTCCATTTGATAGCGGTGTTTTTCGCGAGGATGGTAATCCCACGCTCTTTCTCCAAATCGTTGGAGTCCATCACACGCTCTTGGGTTTCGGCACGCGCATCAAACGTACCGGATTGCTGCAGCAGCTTGTCGACCAGGGTAGTTTTACCATGGTCAACGTGCGCGATGATGGCGATGTTACGCAAATTTTCGATCACAACTTTGCCTCGGGCATTAGGAATAGCGCGTTATTGTACACGGATTAATCGCACTACAAAACAGGATCACAAACATCCTCCGCAAACAAGTATTGCAGAGTTTCTTTGTGATCGCTTTCACGGAGCGTTAAAAGGGTTACTCATTGCTCATTGCACCAACATGGTGCTTAATGTTCACATTGAAGCACTATATTGGTGCAGCGTGCTCACCATGGTGCAGCCCTTTTGCACGATGGTGCGCATGATAACGCCTTTTAGGGGCAATTTAAAAGTTGGCACAGATTTCGCTTTATATTTTTTACGGCGACACGGCCAATTTTTGCAGAATTGCAGACCTCGTTACCACGACGACAATGACCAATCCGGGAGAGTTAAAGTATGTCCGCTGAACACGTATTGACGATGCTGAACGAGCACGAAGTGAAGTTTGTTGATTTGCGCTTCACCGATACCAAAGGTAAAGAACAGCACGTCACTATTCCTGCTCATCAGGTAAATGCCGAATTCTTCGAAGAAGGCAAAATGTTTGACGGCTCCTCCATCGGCGGCTGGAAAGGCATTAACGAATCTGACATGGTTCTGATGCCAGATGCGTCCACTGCGCTCATCGACCCGTTCTTTGAAGATTCTACCCTGATTATCCGTTGTGATATCCTGGAACCTGGCACGCTGCAGGGCTATGACCGCGACCCGCGCTCCATCGCCAAACGTGCTGAAGAATATCTGCGCGCTACCGGCATCGCAGACACCGTTCTGTTCGGGCCAGAGCCAGAATTCTTCCTGTTTGATGACATTCGTTTCGGCGCATCCATCTCCGGTTCCCACGTGGCCATCGACGATATCGAAGGCGCATGGAACTCCTCCACCAAATATGAAGGTGGTAACAAAGGTCACCGTCCTGGCGTGAAAGGCGGTTACTTCCCGGTTCCTCCGGTAGACTCTTCTCAGGACATTCGTTCCACCATGTGTCTGATCATGGAAGAGATGGGTCTGGTTGTCGAAGCACATCACCACGAAGTAGCGACCGCAGGCCAGAACGAAATCGCAACCCGCTTTAACACCATGACCAAAAAAGCGGACGAAATTCAGATCTACAAATATGTGGTTCACAACGTTGCGCACCGCTTCGGTAAAACCGCAACCTTTATGCCAAAACCGATGTTTGGCGATAACGGTTCCGGTATGCACTGCCACATGTCTCTGTCCAAGAACGGCGTAAACCTGTTCTCTGGCGACAAATATGCCGGTCTGTCTGAGCAGGCGCTGTTCTACATCGGCGGCGTAATCAAACACGCTAAAGCGATCAACGCCCTGGCAAACCCGACCACCAACTCCTACAAGCGTCTGGTCCCGGGTTATGAAGCACCGGTCATGCTGGCTTACTCTGCCCGTAACCGTTCTGCCTCTATCCGTATTCCGGTGGTTGCTTCTCCGAAAGCGCGTCGTATCGAAGTGCGCTTCCCGGATCCGGCAGCTAACCCGTACCTGTGCTTTGCTGCCCTGCTGATGGCGGGTCTTGACGGTATTAAGAACAAGATCCACCCGGGCGAAGCGATGGACAAAAACCTGTATGACCTGCCGCCGGAAGAAGCGAAAGAGATCCCACAGGTTGCTGGCTCTCTGGAAGAAGCACTGAAAGAACTGGATCTGGACCGCGAGTTCCTGACCGCAGGCGGCGTGTTCACCGACGAAGCGATCGATGCGTACATTACGCTGCGTCGTGAAGAAGATGACCGCGTGCGCATGACGCCACACCCGGTAGAGTTTGAACTGTACTACAGCGTTTAACCGTATCTTAAAAATTCGACGAATTTCGCGTTGCGGCAAGGCGGCAACTGAGCAAATCCCCAGGAGCATAGATAGCTATGTGACTGGGGTGAGCGAAGGTAGCTAACGTAGCTGCGGTGTGAAAGGCGTCAGGCGTTTTTTAGTTGCCGTGGAAACTTTTAGCCCATCCCCGGATGGGCTTTTTTCTCCACCAGCCACCTGACTTTACGCGCTTTTTATCAGTAAAAAGCTATAATGCACTAAATTGGTGCAAACTTTTCCAGGAGACTGCTGAATGGCAACTGGCATGCTGCCCGATGCTGGGCAGATCCTTAATTCTTTAATCAATAGCATCTTACTTGTCGATGACGAGTTGGCGGTGCATTACGCCAATCCCGCCGCGCAGCAGTTGCTCGCCCAAAGTTCCCGCAAACTGTTTGGCACACCGTTACCTGAACTGCTGAGTTACTTTTCATTAAACATCGGTCTGATGCGAGAGAGCCTGCTAGCGGGCCAGGGCTTTACAGACAACGAAGTCACACTGGTGATAGATAGTCACTCACATATCCTCTCCGTGACCGCACAAAGGCTGCCAGATGGCCTTATCCTGCTGGAAATGGCGCCGATGGATAACCAACGCCGTTTGAGCCAGGAACAGCTGCAGCATGCTCAACAAATTGCTGCCCGCGATCTGGTGCGTGGTCTGGCGCATGAAATTAAAAATCCGCTTGGCGGTTTACGCGGCGCGGCGCAGTTACTGAGCAAGGCGCTTCCCGATCCGGCGTTGACGGAGTACACCAAAGTCATTATCGAGCAGGCGGACAGACTGCGTAATCTGGTTGACCGCCTGCTGGGGCCACAACATCCGGGCATGCACATCAACGAAAGTATTCATAAGGTCGCAGAACGTGTGGTGGCGCTGGTTTCAATGGAGCTGCCAGAAAACGTGACGCTGATTCGTGATTACGATCCGAGTCTGCCGGAGCTACCGCACGACCCGGACCAAATCGAGCAGGTGCTGCTGAATATCGTGCGCAACGCCCTCCAGGCGCTGGGGCCGAACGGTGGCGAAATTATTCTGCGTACCCGCACTGCTTTCCAGCTAACCCTGCACGGAATGCGTTATCGCCTGGCGGCGCGTATTGACGTAGAAGACAACGGTCCGGGCATTCCTTCCCATTTGCAGGACACGTTGTTTTACCCCATGGTGAGCGGTCGCGAAGGTGGTACCGGGCTGGGTCTGTCCATCGCCCGTAATTTGATTGATCAACATTCCGGCAAAATTGAATTTACCAGTTGGCCGGGTCATACCGAGTTCTCGGTTTACCTGCCTATCAGGAAATAAAGGTGACGTTTATGCAACGAGGAATAGTCTGGGTAGTCGATGACGATAGTTCCATCCGTTGGGTGCTTGAACGTGCGCTCGCCGGGGCAGGGCTGAACTGCACCACGTTTGAAAGCGGT
This Citrobacter enshiensis DNA region includes the following protein-coding sequences:
- the glnA gene encoding glutamate--ammonia ligase, with the protein product MSAEHVLTMLNEHEVKFVDLRFTDTKGKEQHVTIPAHQVNAEFFEEGKMFDGSSIGGWKGINESDMVLMPDASTALIDPFFEDSTLIIRCDILEPGTLQGYDRDPRSIAKRAEEYLRATGIADTVLFGPEPEFFLFDDIRFGASISGSHVAIDDIEGAWNSSTKYEGGNKGHRPGVKGGYFPVPPVDSSQDIRSTMCLIMEEMGLVVEAHHHEVATAGQNEIATRFNTMTKKADEIQIYKYVVHNVAHRFGKTATFMPKPMFGDNGSGMHCHMSLSKNGVNLFSGDKYAGLSEQALFYIGGVIKHAKAINALANPTTNSYKRLVPGYEAPVMLAYSARNRSASIRIPVVASPKARRIEVRFPDPAANPYLCFAALLMAGLDGIKNKIHPGEAMDKNLYDLPPEEAKEIPQVAGSLEEALKELDLDREFLTAGGVFTDEAIDAYITLRREEDDRVRMTPHPVEFELYYSV
- a CDS encoding sugar phosphate isomerase/epimerase family protein; its protein translation is MVTMNNAEKILARVDNLPLYLHAYAYHLNMRLERILPNDLLDIAHANQLRGVKIHVLDGERYSLENMNDSELSAFGDKARQLNLDVHIETSASDKKAIDQVAAIALKTGASSVRFYPRYEGNLQEVMSIIAKDIAYIRDTYQNSGLTFTLEQHEDLKSHELASLIKQSEMESLSLLFDFANMINANEHPLDALDAMAPYITQVHIKDALIVNEEGGLGHKACISGQGDMPFKALLTKLICLGDEKPQVMAYGLEEEVDYYAPAFRFENEGDNPWIPWRQMSETPLPEANALEERLIKEKEDAINQIKFVRSVLQQIKKEAIDILNT
- the typA gene encoding ribosome-dependent GTPase TypA, whose translation is MIENLRNIAIIAHVDHGKTTLVDKLLQQSGTFDARAETQERVMDSNDLEKERGITILAKNTAIKWNDYRINIVDTPGHADFGGEVERVMSMVDSVLLVVDAMDGPMPQTRFVTKKAFAHGLKPIVVINKVDRPGARPDWVVDQVFDLFVNLDATDEQLDFPIVYASALNGIAGLDHEDMAEDMTPLYQTIVDRVPAPNVDLDGPLQMQISQLDYNNYVGVIGIGRIKRGKVKPNQQITIIDSAGKTRNGKVGKVLTHLGLERIESDVAEAGDIIAITGLGELNISDTICDTQNVEALPALSVDEPTVTMFFCVNTSPFCGKEGKYVTSRQILDRLNKELVHNVALRVEETPDADAFRVSGRGELHLSVLIENMRREGFEMAVSRPKVIFREIDGRKQEPFENVTLDVEEQHQGSVMQALGERKGDLKNMNPDGKGRVRLDYVIPSRGLIGFRSEFMTMTSGTGLLYSTFSHYDDVRAGDVGQRQNGVLISNGQGKAVAFALFSLQDRGKLFLGHGAEVYEGQIIGIHSRSNDLTVNCLTGKKLTNMRASGTDEATTLVPAQKMTLEQALEFIDDDELVEVTPTSIRIRKRHLTENDRKRAMRGAKEE
- a CDS encoding GntR family transcriptional regulator, whose product is MTSNQSTVENAKEKLDRWLKDGITTSGGKLPSERELGELLGIKRMTLRQALLNLEAESKIFRKDRKGWFVTQPRFNYSPELSASFQRAALEQGREPSWGFTEKSRISDFPEMVAPLTTVTASDELYRVTGWGALEGHKVFYHETFINPVVAPGFIDQLENQSFSTVWEQVYKKETVVKKLVFKPVRMPGDISKFIGGSAGMPAILIEKHRADRDGNIVQIDLEYWRFEAVDLFINL